The Colias croceus chromosome 18, ilColCroc2.1 genome has a window encoding:
- the LOC123699468 gene encoding calcineurin B homologous protein 1, whose product MGNKSSLLLREEEIAQIQEETGFTPNQIERLYSRFTSLDKNDCGTLSREDFLRIPELAINPLSERIVSAFFAESHDDRVNFLQFMRVLAHFRPIRKNRENKLNSREEKLRFAFSMYDLDNDGMVSRDELLAILHMMVGVNISEEQLSSIAERTILEADTNNDQMISFEEFSRALERTDVEQKMSIRFLN is encoded by the exons ATGGGTAATAAATCATCGCTATTGTTAAGGGAAGAAGAAATAGCCCAGATTCAAGAAGAAACTGGAT ttaCTCCAAACCAAATTGAGCGTCTCTATTCTCGCTTTACGTCTTTGGACAAGAATGACTGCGGAACACTTTCCCGAGAGGATTTCCTGCGAATTCCTGAGTTGGCCATAAATCCTCTTAGTGAGAGGATTGTTTCCGCCTTCTTTGCAGAGAGCCATGACGATAGAGTCAACTTCTTACAGTTTATGCGAGTGCTAGCTCACTTCAGGCCTATCAGGAAGAATAGAGAGAATAAACTGAATAGCCGAGAGGAAAAATTGAGGT TTGCATTCTCAATGTATGACCTGGACAATGATGGTATGGTGTCAAGGGATGAACTATTGGCTATCCTGCACATGATGGTTGGAGTGAACATTAG TGAAGAGCAGCTATCTAGTATAGCAGAGAGAACAATACTGGAAGCAGACACCAATAATGACCAGATGATTTCCTTCGAAGAATTCTCTCGAGCCCTCGAAAGGACTGATGTGGAGCAGAAGATGTCAATCCGTTTCCTGAATTGA
- the LOC123699469 gene encoding protein transport protein Sec23A isoform X1: MATYEEFIQQNEDRDGIRFTWNVWPSSRIEATRLVVPLVSLYQPLKERPDLPPIQYEPVLCTRNTCRAVLNPMCQVDYRAKLWVCNFCFQRNPFPPQYAAISEQHQPAELIPNFSTIEYTITRAHSMPPIFLLVVDTCMDEEELGALKDSLQTSLSLMPQNALVGLITFGRMVQIHELGSEGIYKCYVFKGTKDLSAKQIQEQLAIGRVNVPNPQQRQGAPVPQTPAHRFLQPVKQCDMALTDLLSELGRDPWPLGVGKRPLRSSGVALSLAVGLLEVTYPNTGARIMMFLGGPCSQGPGQVVNDELKQPIRSHHDIHKDNAKYMKKAIKHYEALALRSATNGHAIDIYSCALDQTGLMEMKQCCNSTGGHMVMGDSFNSSLFKQTFQRVFAKDQKGDYKMAFNGTMEVKCSRELKISGAIGSCVSLNVKGPCVSDQEVGMGNTCQWKMCTFTPSTTMAIFFEVVNQHAAPVPQGGRGCVQFITNYQHSSGQRRIRVTTIARNWADPAVNLPHIAAGFDQEAAAVVMARLVVYRADHEDGPDVLRWLDRMLIRLCQKFGEYGKDDPNSFRLSENFSLYPQFMYHLRRSQFLQVFNNSPDETTFYRHMLMREDLTQSLIMIQPILYSYSFGGPPEPVLLDTSSIQPDRILLMDTFFQILIYHGETIAQWRALRYQDMPEYESFAQLLRAPVDDAQEILQTRFPVPRYIDTEHGGSQARFLLSKVNPSQTHNNMYAYGGAMPVPSADGGAPVLTDDVSLQVFMEHLKKLAVSSTA, from the exons ATGGCGACGTACGAGGAGTTTATACAGCAAAATGAAGATCGAGATGGAATACGGTTTACGTGGAACGTGTGGCCTTCGAGTAGAATCGAAGCTACGAGACTTGTGGTTCCTCTCGTTAGTTTGTACCAGCCGTTGAAGGAACGTCCCGATTTACCACCTATTCAATACGAGCCAGTGCTATGTACACGTAATACGTGTCGAGCTGTATTAAATCCAATGTGCCAAGTTGATTATAGAGCCAAGTTATGGGTGTGCAACTTCTGTTTCCAAAGAAACCCT TTCCCGCCGCAATATGCTGCGATATCAGAACAGCACCAACCAGCCGAGCTGATCCCCAACTTCTCAACAATAGAATACACCATTACTCGTGCACACAGCATGCCACCCATCTTCCTGTTAGTTGTTGACACTTGCATGGATGAAGAGGAACTGGGAGCGTTGAAAGATTCTCTCCAAACATCACTCAGTTTAATGCCGCAGAATGCTCTCGTGGGCCTGATCACCTTTGGACGCATGGTTCAAATACATGAATTGG GATCTGAAGGAATATACAAGTGCTATGTATTCAAAGGAACAAAAGATTTATCAGCGAAGCAGATTCAAGAGCAACTTGCGATAGGCAGAGTGAATGTACCGAACCCTCAGCAGAGGCAAGGGGCCCCTGTGCCACAGACACCAGCTCACCGATTCTTGCAACCAGTTAAGCAATGTGACATGGCTCTAACTGACTTGTTAAGTGAACTGGGCCGTGATCCCTGGCCTCTAGGTGTTGGTAAACGTCCATTGAGGAGCAGTGGCGTCGCTCTCTCTTTAGCTGTTGGGTTATTGGAAGTGACCTATCCCAATACAGGAGCTAGGATCATGATGTTCCTTGGTGGTCCTTGCTCGCAGGGCCCAGGTCAAGTTGTTAACGATGAACTGAAGCAACCTATCCGCTCCCACCATGACATTCACAAGGATAATGCTAAATACATGAAGAAGGCGATCAAACATTATGAGGCGTTAGCATTGAGGTCTGCGACTAATGGTCATGCGATTGACATTTATTCATGTGCGTTAGATCAAACTGGTCTTATGGAGATGAAGCAGTGCTGTAACTCAACTGG GGGTCATATGGTAATGGGTGACTCGTTCAATTCATCTCTATTCAAGCAAACATTCCAACGAGTGTTTGCTAAGGATCAGAAGGGAGATTATAAAATGGCTTTCAATGGAACTATGGAAGTTAAATGCAGTAGGGAACTGAAGA TTTCCGGAGCGATTGGTTCCTGCGTTTCGCTCAATGTGAAAGGCCCTTGTGTCTCCGACCAGGAGGTGGGCATGGGTAACACATGTCAATGGAAGATGTGCACGTTCACACCCAGCACTACCATGGCTATCTTCTTTGAG GTGGTAAACCAGCATGCTGCTCCAGTACCTCAAGGTGGACGTGGCTGTGTACAATTCATCACCAACTACCAGCACTCCAGTGGACAGAGACGCATCCGTGTCACTACTATTGCACGCAA CTGGGCAGACCCCGCAGTGAATCTACCCCACATAGCAGCAGGCTTCGACCAAGAAGCCGCGGCCGTAGTAATGGCGCGTCTCGTGGTATACCGCGCTGACCACGAGGATGGGCCCGATGTGCTGCGTTGGCTCGACAGAATGCTGATCCGATTG TGTCAAAAGTTCGGCGAGTACGGCAAGGACGATCCGAACAGTTTCCGTCTGTCGGAGAACTTCAGCCTGTACCCGCAGTTCATGTACCATCTGCGGAGGTCGCAGTTCCTGCAAGTGTTCAATAATTCGCCGGATGAGACTACTTTCTATAG GCACATGCTAATGCGTGAGGACCTCACTCAGTCCCTCATTATGATCCAACCGATCCTGTACTCGTACAGTTTTGGAGGACCCCCAGAGCCAGTCCTATTGGATACCTCCTCCATACAACCGGACCGCATTCTACTCATGGACACGTTCTTCCAAATACTTATCTATCACGGAGAG ACGATAGCGCAATGGCGCGCGCTCCGCTACCAAGACATGCCCGAGTACGAGAGCTTTGCGCAACTGTTACGGGCTCCGGTCGACGACGCGCAGGAGATACTGCAGACGCGCTTCCCCGTGCCGCGCTACATCGACACGGAGCATGGCGGCTCGCAG GCACGATTCCTATTGTCCAAAGTGAACCCATCGCAGACACACAACAACATGTATGCTTACGGAGGG GCGATGCCAGTACCATCTGCg GACGGTGGCGCCCCCGTGCTCACGGACGATGTTTCACTACAAGTGTTCATGGAGCATTTGAAAAAGCTAGCAGTTTCCTCGACAGCCTAA
- the LOC123699469 gene encoding protein transport protein Sec23A isoform X2, translating to MATYEEFIQQNEDRDGIRFTWNVWPSSRIEATRLVVPLVSLYQPLKERPDLPPIQYEPVLCTRNTCRAVLNPMCQVDYRAKLWVCNFCFQRNPFPPQYAAISEQHQPAELIPNFSTIEYTITRAHSMPPIFLLVVDTCMDEEELGALKDSLQTSLSLMPQNALVGLITFGRMVQIHELGSEGIYKCYVFKGTKDLSAKQIQEQLAIGRVNVPNPQQRQGAPVPQTPAHRFLQPVKQCDMALTDLLSELGRDPWPLGVGKRPLRSSGVALSLAVGLLEVTYPNTGARIMMFLGGPCSQGPGQVVNDELKQPIRSHHDIHKDNAKYMKKAIKHYEALALRSATNGHAIDIYSCALDQTGLMEMKQCCNSTGGHMVMGDSFNSSLFKQTFQRVFAKDQKGDYKMAFNGTMEVKCSRELKISGAIGSCVSLNVKGPCVSDQEVGMGNTCQWKMCTFTPSTTMAIFFEVVNQHAAPVPQGGRGCVQFITNYQHSSGQRRIRVTTIARNWADPAVNLPHIAAGFDQEAAAVVMARLVVYRADHEDGPDVLRWLDRMLIRLCQKFGEYGKDDPNSFRLSENFSLYPQFMYHLRRSQFLQVFNNSPDETTFYRHMLMREDLTQSLIMIQPILYSYSFGGPPEPVLLDTSSIQPDRILLMDTFFQILIYHGETIAQWRALRYQDMPEYESFAQLLRAPVDDAQEILQTRFPVPRYIDTEHGGSQARFLLSKVNPSQTHNNMYAYGGDGGAPVLTDDVSLQVFMEHLKKLAVSSTA from the exons ATGGCGACGTACGAGGAGTTTATACAGCAAAATGAAGATCGAGATGGAATACGGTTTACGTGGAACGTGTGGCCTTCGAGTAGAATCGAAGCTACGAGACTTGTGGTTCCTCTCGTTAGTTTGTACCAGCCGTTGAAGGAACGTCCCGATTTACCACCTATTCAATACGAGCCAGTGCTATGTACACGTAATACGTGTCGAGCTGTATTAAATCCAATGTGCCAAGTTGATTATAGAGCCAAGTTATGGGTGTGCAACTTCTGTTTCCAAAGAAACCCT TTCCCGCCGCAATATGCTGCGATATCAGAACAGCACCAACCAGCCGAGCTGATCCCCAACTTCTCAACAATAGAATACACCATTACTCGTGCACACAGCATGCCACCCATCTTCCTGTTAGTTGTTGACACTTGCATGGATGAAGAGGAACTGGGAGCGTTGAAAGATTCTCTCCAAACATCACTCAGTTTAATGCCGCAGAATGCTCTCGTGGGCCTGATCACCTTTGGACGCATGGTTCAAATACATGAATTGG GATCTGAAGGAATATACAAGTGCTATGTATTCAAAGGAACAAAAGATTTATCAGCGAAGCAGATTCAAGAGCAACTTGCGATAGGCAGAGTGAATGTACCGAACCCTCAGCAGAGGCAAGGGGCCCCTGTGCCACAGACACCAGCTCACCGATTCTTGCAACCAGTTAAGCAATGTGACATGGCTCTAACTGACTTGTTAAGTGAACTGGGCCGTGATCCCTGGCCTCTAGGTGTTGGTAAACGTCCATTGAGGAGCAGTGGCGTCGCTCTCTCTTTAGCTGTTGGGTTATTGGAAGTGACCTATCCCAATACAGGAGCTAGGATCATGATGTTCCTTGGTGGTCCTTGCTCGCAGGGCCCAGGTCAAGTTGTTAACGATGAACTGAAGCAACCTATCCGCTCCCACCATGACATTCACAAGGATAATGCTAAATACATGAAGAAGGCGATCAAACATTATGAGGCGTTAGCATTGAGGTCTGCGACTAATGGTCATGCGATTGACATTTATTCATGTGCGTTAGATCAAACTGGTCTTATGGAGATGAAGCAGTGCTGTAACTCAACTGG GGGTCATATGGTAATGGGTGACTCGTTCAATTCATCTCTATTCAAGCAAACATTCCAACGAGTGTTTGCTAAGGATCAGAAGGGAGATTATAAAATGGCTTTCAATGGAACTATGGAAGTTAAATGCAGTAGGGAACTGAAGA TTTCCGGAGCGATTGGTTCCTGCGTTTCGCTCAATGTGAAAGGCCCTTGTGTCTCCGACCAGGAGGTGGGCATGGGTAACACATGTCAATGGAAGATGTGCACGTTCACACCCAGCACTACCATGGCTATCTTCTTTGAG GTGGTAAACCAGCATGCTGCTCCAGTACCTCAAGGTGGACGTGGCTGTGTACAATTCATCACCAACTACCAGCACTCCAGTGGACAGAGACGCATCCGTGTCACTACTATTGCACGCAA CTGGGCAGACCCCGCAGTGAATCTACCCCACATAGCAGCAGGCTTCGACCAAGAAGCCGCGGCCGTAGTAATGGCGCGTCTCGTGGTATACCGCGCTGACCACGAGGATGGGCCCGATGTGCTGCGTTGGCTCGACAGAATGCTGATCCGATTG TGTCAAAAGTTCGGCGAGTACGGCAAGGACGATCCGAACAGTTTCCGTCTGTCGGAGAACTTCAGCCTGTACCCGCAGTTCATGTACCATCTGCGGAGGTCGCAGTTCCTGCAAGTGTTCAATAATTCGCCGGATGAGACTACTTTCTATAG GCACATGCTAATGCGTGAGGACCTCACTCAGTCCCTCATTATGATCCAACCGATCCTGTACTCGTACAGTTTTGGAGGACCCCCAGAGCCAGTCCTATTGGATACCTCCTCCATACAACCGGACCGCATTCTACTCATGGACACGTTCTTCCAAATACTTATCTATCACGGAGAG ACGATAGCGCAATGGCGCGCGCTCCGCTACCAAGACATGCCCGAGTACGAGAGCTTTGCGCAACTGTTACGGGCTCCGGTCGACGACGCGCAGGAGATACTGCAGACGCGCTTCCCCGTGCCGCGCTACATCGACACGGAGCATGGCGGCTCGCAG GCACGATTCCTATTGTCCAAAGTGAACCCATCGCAGACACACAACAACATGTATGCTTACGGAGGG GACGGTGGCGCCCCCGTGCTCACGGACGATGTTTCACTACAAGTGTTCATGGAGCATTTGAAAAAGCTAGCAGTTTCCTCGACAGCCTAA